In Streptomyces sp. P3, one DNA window encodes the following:
- a CDS encoding cupin domain-containing protein, which translates to MERTDQRNMTPAELPDTAGPGGLRRARRPGPPATPGDRRANCRTPAGNRAAAEPAPVLLADGLLTEGLALTAPEGTRVVVADYEIPPGGSLPWHYHDGRVVAVVTTGVLTRTLADGSECVTPAGDCIVEPVGPQGVHMAENREPGPLRICALFFLPRDCALSTRADPPAAAARD; encoded by the coding sequence GTGGAACGCACTGACCAGCGGAACATGACCCCAGCCGAGTTACCCGACACGGCGGGCCCCGGGGGGCTCCGGCGGGCCCGACGCCCCGGGCCCCCTGCCACTCCCGGTGACCGTCGCGCGAACTGCCGCACGCCCGCCGGGAACCGGGCCGCCGCCGAACCCGCCCCGGTTCTGCTCGCCGACGGCCTCCTCACCGAAGGGCTCGCGCTGACCGCGCCGGAGGGCACCAGGGTGGTGGTCGCCGACTACGAGATTCCGCCGGGCGGCTCGCTGCCCTGGCACTACCACGACGGCCGGGTCGTCGCCGTCGTGACGACCGGGGTGCTGACCCGGACCCTGGCCGACGGCTCCGAGTGCGTGACGCCCGCGGGGGACTGCATCGTGGAGCCGGTGGGGCCTCAGGGCGTTCACATGGCGGAGAACCGGGAGCCCGGGCCACTGCGCATCTGTGCCTTGTTCTTCCTCCCCCGGGACTGCGCGCTGTCTACGCGCGCAGACCCCCCGGCCGCGGCCGCGCGCGACTGA